Proteins encoded by one window of Ulvibacter sp. MAR_2010_11:
- a CDS encoding response regulator — protein sequence MKILVVDDEKDVKDLFLQRFRKEIRNEEISFVFAFSGEEALEVLDSMEQEAILILSDINMPGMSGLELLEKIKKDYVKPPPVVMMITAYGDDENFNTAKRLGADDFLTKPVDFKMLKEKLINTK from the coding sequence ATGAAAATATTAGTAGTAGACGACGAAAAAGATGTAAAGGATTTGTTCCTGCAACGCTTCCGAAAGGAAATTCGAAATGAAGAAATATCGTTTGTTTTTGCATTCTCAGGGGAAGAGGCATTAGAAGTACTTGATTCCATGGAGCAAGAAGCCATATTAATCCTTTCGGATATCAACATGCCCGGCATGAGCGGCCTGGAGTTGTTGGAAAAGATTAAAAAAGACTATGTAAAACCGCCGCCTGTGGTGATGATGATTACCGCGTATGGGGATGACGAAAATTTCAATACTGCCAAGCGTTTGGGGGCAGATGATTTTTTAACCAAGCCAGTGGATTTTAAAATGTTAAAAGAAAAACTAATAAATACGAAATAA
- a CDS encoding ATP-binding protein: MKLTEKIKTEVLKDYDIWIYSYLNGDVDTYDSFLDDDYHFIGSAKNEEFLNRKDTTQFFADTGDEFAGKTQLRNETKTLEQFGELIFMTHLFDGWFLHEKVWTFYARFRFSSALRKNKDGWRFVYQHFSIPDSKTEDGGTIGYDKINEENQELREAIQRRTFELEAKNRDLEIESALERVRAIAMSMHTSEELIDVCKVVFTELQKLGFDELRNTMIHTFVDEKQYFINYDYSDATGKNIVQIPYKGNPAVEKFVKAIRKSNNAFHHLAITGKELNDWKKFRKDNNEFDDPRLEKIASLHYYNYSVGASGIGISTYSAISKEKKELLQRFRNVFQLAYQRFTDISLAEAQAREAQIDLALERIRSQATSMKESSDLLDIVVTMRTEFTKLGHEAHYFWHMMWLEDTYEKAMTSGDGTKIGFVMELPRHIHGDIPLLAKWEKSKKPIVVYAMDADEAIDYVDKMVSLGDFKNIDPQAPSSNDIRHIGGLTFIMARTTHGEIGYSLPGVVKNPPEKDLEILEKFAGAFDLAHRRFLDLQNAEKQAREVRIELALEKVRSRSMAMQSSEELLEAGALLYRELSNLGVPHLTTGYVLFDEKAHIGYSYGVNPADGSIRHQPVEMIHTDTKVMKSIVKSWKKQEPLLVMELSPSETIKHQTFIAERSKNFPLTAAQLLAISPESLIIHCFNFKQGYLLIVGGIRLTEEQQNMVVRFANVFQQTYTRFLDLQKAEAQAREGQIETALEKVRSRSMGMQKSDEIGDVAKVLFEQLIRLGGSLWGTGFGFCEKKSDVDDFWFVNEKGVMPPLKIPHTEDPAHIAMYHGWLDKLEILSITKDGAELEDHYNYMLTVPDVQPIFRGMLDSGLAFPTWQKWHAAYFKYGYLLVITTKPYKEEAIFKRFAKVFEQSYTRFLDLQKSEAQSRESQIELALERVRARTMAMQKSEELKDVIQVVYDQFVKLKIHTEHAGFLLDYKERDDMHIWLADKNEIQSEIFLPYFDCAHWNSFKEAKKKGENFFANQLSLKEKNKFYRDLFKFIPDVPKSVLDTYLSYPALAISTVLLDNVGLYIENFDGIPYSEEENEILLRFGKVFQQTYTRFLDLQKAEAQAREAQIEASLEKVRSVALGLQKSDDMLDIAKVLYEQLLTLGFSEIRNAIIDIHNDETETFIDYDYSHDMSSAITQFSFYGDPVIEQQIKKIASSNDAFFEIELKGKELDELIETRLRNGEKDDPRLRNIDHLTYNLYSFGNGAIGISNFGILSNDQKIVLKRFRNVFTFAYKRYTDLAYAEAQAREAKIEASLEKVRSTALGMQKSDDMLDIAQVLYEQLVELGFTEIRNAIIDLHNDDNETFWDYDYSDEMSGTITLMRYDDDPIIEKQLKAIVASTDAFFEIVLEGKELQDLIDMRLKNGEDEDPRLDKIDQLTYNLYSFGNGAIGISNFGILSDENKIILRRFRNVFTFAYKRYTDLHKAELQAREAQIEAALEKVRSRSLAMQKPDELQEVVAVVAEKLKELGVIFDAGGVILCTYFPDNKDVVHWIVTPDFSSSGRYLVPYFDNQIFSEAWDSKIRGDAYFSKEYSVETKNHFFEHAFEHSDYRQMPEDYKKFVLQAENHRLSAAWSKNSAILIPSLTGAVPSESDAEIMKRFANVFEQAYIRFMDLQKAEVRARETQIDIALERVRSRTLAMQTSEELSETAVVVFKQLIDLGIEPNRLYIGIIKEDNGLIEMWATDEDGNKIESKTIFDSSKNKSVAKIFDAWKKKKKSLSLVMEGKELSSYLKYLNEELHISVTKSNSQKKRYQSIGFFSKGFIGIAAPEEQPEETTKLLERFAAVFNLTYTRFNDLLIAEAQTREARIESALERVRARALAMQTPEELKEVATTLRTEMGLLGVEELETCSIYIHDENTKKTECWYAINDIRSKTKKLVTDHFKLNLNDTWVGREMLKLYNSKSPYASIVMTGDNRIEWIRYCEVLSKPFKGHYGEVIPDRTYHLYKFSHGAIGVATPSEISEENWGLLKRAASVFSLAYSRFKDLTQARLDLQLLKEEKKKAEDALSELQLTQTQLIQSEKMASLGELTAGIAHEIQNPLNFVNNFSEVSNELLDEMLEEMTAGNMEDVKELMNDIKQNLEKINHHGKRADGIVKGMLQHSRKSTLEKEPTDINKLADEYLRLAYHGLRAKDKSFNATLETDFDEAIGKVSVIPQDIGRVILNLITNAFYACNERKKMFQAEPVEAHKDYTPTVSVSTKKENGHVIISVKDNGNGIPKHVIDKIYQPFFTTKPTGEGTGLGLSMSYDIVTKGHGGELKVETEEGEGTLFTIAIPK, translated from the coding sequence ATGAAGCTAACCGAAAAAATAAAAACTGAGGTTCTTAAAGATTATGATATCTGGATTTACAGCTATCTCAATGGTGATGTCGATACCTATGATTCTTTTTTGGATGACGACTATCATTTTATAGGCTCTGCCAAAAATGAAGAGTTTTTAAACAGAAAGGATACCACACAGTTTTTTGCAGACACGGGGGATGAATTTGCAGGAAAAACCCAATTACGAAATGAAACCAAAACCCTTGAACAATTTGGAGAACTTATTTTTATGACTCACCTTTTTGATGGTTGGTTTCTCCATGAAAAGGTTTGGACCTTTTATGCAAGATTCAGATTTTCTAGTGCCCTGCGAAAAAACAAAGACGGCTGGCGATTTGTTTATCAGCATTTTTCAATTCCCGATTCAAAAACCGAAGACGGTGGAACGATTGGTTATGATAAAATAAATGAAGAAAATCAGGAACTACGAGAAGCCATTCAACGCCGAACATTTGAGCTGGAAGCTAAAAACCGTGACTTAGAAATAGAAAGTGCTTTAGAAAGAGTTCGAGCCATCGCCATGTCTATGCACACTTCAGAGGAGCTTATTGATGTTTGTAAGGTGGTATTCACAGAATTACAAAAATTAGGTTTTGACGAGCTTCGAAATACAATGATCCACACCTTTGTAGATGAAAAGCAATACTTTATCAACTACGACTATTCCGATGCTACGGGTAAAAATATAGTGCAGATCCCATACAAAGGGAATCCTGCAGTGGAAAAATTTGTGAAGGCCATTCGAAAATCCAATAATGCTTTCCATCATCTGGCTATTACAGGAAAGGAATTAAATGATTGGAAAAAATTTAGAAAAGACAACAATGAATTTGATGATCCCAGACTGGAAAAAATAGCATCCTTACATTACTATAATTATTCGGTGGGAGCAAGTGGTATTGGCATATCAACCTACAGTGCCATTTCAAAAGAGAAAAAGGAATTATTGCAACGCTTTCGGAATGTGTTCCAATTAGCATACCAACGCTTTACCGATATTTCTTTGGCCGAAGCCCAAGCCCGGGAAGCACAAATTGATTTGGCCTTGGAGCGGATTCGCTCACAAGCAACATCGATGAAGGAATCTTCAGACTTGCTGGATATTGTAGTCACCATGCGTACCGAATTTACCAAACTCGGTCACGAAGCACATTATTTCTGGCATATGATGTGGCTCGAAGATACCTATGAAAAAGCCATGACCTCCGGTGATGGAACCAAAATTGGCTTTGTGATGGAGCTGCCAAGGCATATTCACGGAGATATCCCGTTGTTGGCTAAATGGGAAAAGAGTAAAAAGCCGATTGTCGTGTATGCTATGGATGCAGATGAAGCGATAGATTATGTAGATAAAATGGTTTCGCTGGGTGATTTTAAGAATATAGATCCGCAAGCGCCTAGTAGCAATGATATTCGCCATATTGGCGGACTCACCTTTATTATGGCACGCACCACCCACGGGGAGATAGGCTATAGTTTGCCGGGAGTAGTTAAAAATCCGCCGGAAAAAGATCTTGAGATTTTAGAAAAATTTGCAGGCGCCTTCGACCTCGCCCACCGCAGATTTTTAGACCTTCAAAATGCCGAAAAGCAGGCTCGTGAAGTACGTATAGAATTGGCATTAGAAAAAGTACGTTCCCGAAGTATGGCTATGCAGAGCAGCGAGGAGTTGTTGGAGGCCGGAGCTCTATTGTATCGTGAACTTTCCAATCTGGGAGTGCCGCATCTTACAACAGGATATGTACTTTTTGACGAAAAAGCACATATAGGATATAGCTATGGTGTGAACCCTGCCGATGGGAGTATACGACATCAACCAGTGGAAATGATCCACACAGATACCAAGGTGATGAAATCCATCGTAAAAAGCTGGAAGAAACAGGAACCGCTACTGGTCATGGAACTAAGCCCTTCGGAAACAATAAAACATCAAACTTTTATAGCAGAGAGAAGCAAAAATTTTCCGCTAACTGCAGCTCAATTGTTGGCCATTTCGCCTGAAAGCCTGATAATACATTGTTTCAATTTTAAACAGGGTTACCTTTTAATAGTGGGGGGAATTCGTTTAACAGAGGAACAACAAAACATGGTAGTTCGGTTTGCCAACGTTTTTCAACAAACCTATACCCGCTTTCTTGACCTACAAAAAGCAGAAGCGCAGGCGCGGGAAGGACAAATAGAAACAGCTTTAGAAAAAGTACGTAGCCGAAGTATGGGGATGCAGAAAAGTGATGAAATTGGTGATGTGGCGAAAGTGTTGTTTGAACAGCTTATTAGACTGGGCGGCTCACTTTGGGGTACAGGTTTTGGTTTCTGTGAAAAAAAATCGGATGTAGATGATTTTTGGTTTGTAAATGAAAAGGGAGTTATGCCTCCTTTAAAAATTCCACATACCGAAGACCCGGCACATATTGCAATGTACCATGGCTGGCTTGATAAGTTAGAAATTTTATCGATCACTAAAGATGGCGCCGAATTAGAAGACCATTACAACTACATGCTTACAGTCCCTGATGTGCAACCCATATTTCGAGGAATGTTAGACAGCGGTTTAGCATTCCCAACCTGGCAAAAATGGCATGCTGCCTATTTTAAGTATGGGTATCTGCTTGTAATTACAACAAAACCTTATAAAGAGGAAGCAATTTTTAAACGTTTTGCAAAGGTATTTGAACAATCATACACTCGTTTCTTAGATCTTCAAAAATCGGAAGCACAATCTCGTGAATCTCAAATTGAACTGGCCCTGGAAAGGGTTCGGGCGAGAACCATGGCTATGCAAAAAAGTGAGGAGCTAAAAGATGTGATTCAGGTGGTGTATGATCAATTTGTTAAGCTGAAAATCCATACAGAGCATGCCGGATTTCTTTTAGACTATAAGGAAAGGGACGATATGCATATATGGTTGGCCGACAAAAACGAGATCCAGTCTGAAATATTTCTCCCATATTTCGATTGTGCGCACTGGAATAGTTTTAAAGAAGCCAAGAAAAAAGGTGAGAATTTCTTTGCCAATCAGCTTTCATTAAAAGAAAAAAACAAATTCTATAGAGATCTTTTTAAGTTCATCCCCGATGTTCCAAAGAGCGTGTTGGATACCTATTTAAGTTATCCGGCACTTGCCATTTCTACTGTATTGCTGGATAATGTTGGGCTTTACATTGAGAACTTCGACGGTATACCCTATTCTGAAGAAGAGAATGAGATATTGCTGCGCTTCGGAAAGGTTTTTCAACAAACCTATACCCGCTTCCTAGATCTGCAAAAAGCGGAAGCACAAGCACGAGAAGCGCAAATTGAAGCTTCTTTAGAAAAAGTGCGTTCTGTGGCATTGGGTTTACAGAAATCTGATGACATGCTCGATATTGCCAAAGTATTGTACGAGCAATTGCTCACTCTTGGTTTTTCCGAGATTCGTAATGCCATCATCGACATTCACAATGACGAAACCGAAACCTTTATAGACTACGATTATTCCCACGATATGTCTAGTGCCATAACCCAATTTTCCTTTTATGGTGATCCTGTTATTGAACAACAAATCAAAAAAATTGCTTCGAGTAACGATGCTTTTTTTGAAATTGAGTTAAAGGGGAAAGAACTCGATGAGCTCATTGAAACGCGATTGCGCAACGGCGAGAAAGACGATCCGCGGCTTCGGAATATTGACCATCTTACTTATAACCTCTATTCCTTCGGAAACGGAGCCATTGGAATTTCCAACTTCGGGATCTTAAGTAATGATCAAAAAATAGTTTTAAAACGTTTCCGAAATGTATTCACCTTTGCGTATAAAAGATATACCGATCTGGCCTACGCCGAAGCTCAGGCACGGGAGGCAAAAATAGAAGCGTCACTGGAAAAAGTGCGCTCTACGGCACTGGGAATGCAAAAATCTGATGACATGCTGGATATTGCTCAAGTGTTATACGAGCAATTAGTAGAACTTGGATTTACAGAGATCCGAAATGCAATAATCGACTTACACAATGACGATAATGAAACCTTTTGGGATTACGATTACTCCGACGAAATGTCCGGAACAATTACCCTAATGAGGTATGACGATGATCCCATAATTGAAAAACAACTAAAAGCCATAGTTGCCAGTACAGATGCCTTCTTTGAAATTGTGTTGGAGGGCAAGGAACTGCAGGATCTAATCGATATGCGTTTAAAAAATGGCGAAGATGAAGATCCACGGCTTGACAAAATAGACCAACTCACCTACAATCTGTATTCCTTTGGTAATGGTGCTATTGGCATTTCAAACTTCGGAATTTTAAGCGATGAAAACAAAATAATTCTGAGGCGATTCAGAAACGTATTCACATTTGCTTATAAAAGATATACCGACTTGCATAAAGCCGAATTACAAGCAAGGGAAGCACAGATTGAAGCTGCTCTGGAAAAAGTACGCTCCCGTTCTCTCGCGATGCAAAAACCGGATGAGTTACAAGAAGTGGTTGCAGTAGTTGCAGAAAAATTAAAAGAATTAGGAGTAATTTTCGATGCGGGGGGTGTAATTCTTTGTACCTATTTCCCCGACAATAAAGATGTTGTGCACTGGATTGTCACACCCGACTTTTCTTCTTCGGGAAGATATCTGGTCCCCTACTTTGATAATCAAATTTTTAGTGAAGCCTGGGATTCTAAAATTCGAGGGGATGCCTATTTTTCTAAAGAATACTCTGTAGAAACAAAGAATCACTTCTTTGAACACGCCTTTGAACATAGTGACTATAGACAGATGCCCGAAGATTATAAGAAATTTGTGCTTCAAGCTGAAAACCACAGACTTTCGGCTGCCTGGTCTAAGAATTCGGCGATTTTAATCCCGTCGCTTACGGGGGCTGTGCCTTCTGAAAGCGATGCGGAAATAATGAAACGCTTTGCTAATGTATTTGAGCAAGCCTATATCCGTTTTATGGATTTGCAGAAAGCTGAAGTACGTGCGCGAGAAACACAAATAGATATCGCTTTAGAACGTGTTCGAAGCAGAACTCTTGCTATGCAAACCAGCGAGGAACTTTCAGAAACTGCGGTAGTTGTTTTCAAGCAACTTATCGATTTGGGAATAGAGCCCAACCGATTATATATTGGAATTATCAAGGAAGATAACGGGCTTATTGAAATGTGGGCGACAGATGAAGACGGCAATAAAATAGAAAGCAAAACAATCTTTGACTCCTCTAAAAATAAATCGGTTGCCAAAATCTTCGATGCCTGGAAGAAGAAAAAAAAGTCGCTTAGTCTTGTGATGGAAGGAAAGGAACTTTCCTCCTATTTAAAGTACCTCAACGAAGAATTGCACATTTCAGTAACAAAAAGCAATTCACAGAAAAAACGATATCAATCCATTGGTTTCTTTTCCAAAGGATTTATAGGAATTGCAGCACCCGAAGAACAACCGGAAGAAACCACAAAACTATTAGAACGCTTTGCAGCCGTTTTCAATTTAACCTATACGCGTTTTAACGATTTGCTAATTGCAGAAGCCCAAACCAGGGAAGCCAGAATCGAATCGGCCCTCGAACGAGTAAGAGCCAGAGCTTTGGCGATGCAGACGCCTGAAGAATTAAAAGAAGTAGCCACAACGCTGAGAACCGAAATGGGCCTTTTAGGCGTGGAAGAACTGGAGACCTGCAGTATTTATATTCACGATGAAAATACCAAGAAGACCGAATGTTGGTATGCAATAAACGATATTAGGTCGAAAACAAAAAAGCTGGTCACCGATCATTTTAAACTCAACCTCAACGATACCTGGGTAGGCAGAGAAATGTTAAAACTCTACAACTCTAAGTCTCCATACGCCAGTATTGTGATGACCGGAGACAACCGCATTGAATGGATTCGTTATTGCGAAGTACTTTCCAAACCCTTTAAAGGACATTACGGGGAAGTGATTCCTGACCGTACCTATCATTTGTATAAATTCTCACACGGTGCTATTGGGGTAGCAACGCCTTCAGAAATTTCGGAAGAAAACTGGGGCTTATTGAAACGGGCGGCATCGGTATTTTCGCTTGCTTACTCTAGATTTAAGGATCTTACTCAGGCGCGACTGGATCTTCAGTTATTGAAAGAAGAAAAGAAAAAAGCAGAAGATGCGCTTTCCGAATTACAGCTTACTCAAACACAGCTCATTCAGTCCGAAAAAATGGCATCTTTGGGAGAATTAACAGCCGGAATCGCACATGAAATTCAGAATCCATTGAATTTCGTGAATAACTTTAGTGAAGTAAGTAACGAATTGCTGGACGAGATGCTGGAGGAGATGACTGCAGGAAATATGGAAGATGTGAAAGAACTCATGAACGACATCAAGCAGAATCTGGAAAAGATAAATCATCACGGAAAACGTGCCGATGGCATCGTAAAAGGGATGTTGCAACACAGCCGAAAAAGCACCCTCGAAAAAGAACCCACAGACATCAACAAATTGGCCGATGAATATTTACGGCTTGCCTACCATGGTTTGCGGGCAAAAGATAAATCCTTTAATGCAACTCTGGAAACCGATTTTGATGAAGCCATTGGAAAAGTGAGTGTAATTCCGCAGGATATAGGAAGAGTTATTCTGAATTTGATTACGAATGCTTTTTACGCTTGTAACGAGCGTAAAAAAATGTTTCAGGCTGAGCCTGTCGAAGCCCATAAAGATTACACTCCTACTGTTTCAGTTTCAACAAAAAAAGAGAACGGGCATGTAATCATTTCAGTAAAAGACAACGGAAACGGGATCCCCAAACACGTTATCGATAAAATATACCAACCCTTTTTTACTACAAAACCAACCGGTGAAGGAACCGGGTTGGGGCTTTCTATGAGTTACGATATTGTAACCAAAGGACACGGAGGCGAATTGAAAGTGGAAACCGAGGAAGGGGAAGGAACTTTATTCACTATCGCAATACCTAAATAA
- a CDS encoding adenylate/guanylate cyclase domain-containing response regulator: MAKILVVDDEADLETLIKQKFRKQIREKEFEFYFAENGRHALEQIIAEPGIDIVLSDINMPEMDGLTLLTKLSETSPLIKSVIVSAYGDMDNIRTAMNRGAFDFITKPINFEDLNITVLKTIKHAQHIKSTLQAIKENNILKMYVDENVLNFMGNKEFESTIMANETIEATVVFIDICGFTAISETAPPDTVVSMINSYFDEMVKEIMAQQGYIDKFIGDAIMAVFKGEYHLDRAIDASLAVCNKINKLPAMGDKLQFKPKVSIGIKSGEMISGNIGSQSLKRLDYTVIGDTVNTAARLQDAAKENQIIICETCYEQVKESFKCEKVGVINLKNKANSITIYEVKE; this comes from the coding sequence ATGGCAAAGATACTAGTAGTAGATGATGAAGCAGATCTAGAAACGCTTATCAAACAGAAATTTCGCAAACAAATTAGGGAAAAGGAATTCGAATTCTATTTTGCGGAAAACGGGAGGCACGCGCTCGAACAAATTATCGCCGAGCCGGGGATAGATATTGTCTTGAGCGATATCAATATGCCCGAAATGGACGGGCTAACGCTACTTACAAAGTTGAGTGAAACAAGTCCGTTAATTAAATCGGTAATAGTTTCGGCCTACGGAGATATGGATAACATTCGCACTGCCATGAACAGGGGAGCCTTCGATTTTATTACGAAGCCCATCAATTTTGAAGATTTGAACATCACGGTTTTAAAAACCATAAAACACGCTCAACATATAAAATCAACCTTACAGGCCATAAAGGAAAATAATATTTTAAAAATGTATGTGGATGAAAATGTACTCAACTTTATGGGTAATAAGGAATTTGAATCTACCATCATGGCCAACGAAACCATTGAAGCGACTGTTGTTTTTATTGACATTTGCGGCTTTACCGCCATAAGTGAAACTGCTCCACCCGATACTGTAGTGTCCATGATAAATTCCTATTTTGACGAAATGGTAAAAGAAATTATGGCGCAGCAAGGCTATATCGATAAATTTATTGGTGATGCCATCATGGCTGTTTTTAAAGGCGAGTATCATTTGGACCGTGCCATAGATGCGTCTCTAGCTGTTTGCAATAAAATAAACAAGCTTCCTGCAATGGGAGACAAGCTGCAGTTTAAGCCCAAAGTGTCAATTGGTATTAAAAGCGGCGAAATGATTTCGGGGAATATAGGGTCTCAAAGTTTAAAGCGATTGGATTACACTGTGATTGGAGATACCGTAAATACCGCCGCGCGATTGCAGGATGCCGCAAAGGAAAATCAGATTATTATCTGTGAAACTTGCTATGAACAAGTGAAGGAATCGTTTAAGTGCGAAAAAGTTGGCGTTATCAATTTAAAGAATAAAGCCAATTCAATTACAATTTATGAAGTGAAAGAATAA